The proteins below come from a single Methyloprofundus sedimenti genomic window:
- a CDS encoding exodeoxyribonuclease III — translation MKIISWNVNGIRSVQSKGFAETLAQLDADCILLQETKAQSDQIDKALEGIDDYRIYSNCAERKGYSGVTILSRQEPLQIIDDIGIAEHDREGRVIVAEFEQFFLLDVYVPNSGQGLSRLDYRRSWDLEFLAYCRQLQSKKPLIACGDFNVAHREIDIARPKPNYNKSAGYTQAEIDGFSRFLDAGLVDTFRHFHPDTIAYSWWSFRAGARARNVGWRIDYVLTSETLINKVNQAFILPDITGSDHCPVGIDINF, via the coding sequence ATGAAAATAATTTCCTGGAATGTTAATGGAATTCGTTCGGTACAAAGTAAAGGCTTTGCCGAAACGCTCGCGCAGCTTGATGCCGACTGCATTCTATTGCAGGAAACCAAGGCGCAGAGCGATCAGATCGACAAGGCATTGGAAGGTATCGATGATTACCGTATTTATTCCAACTGCGCAGAACGCAAGGGCTATTCCGGTGTGACTATTTTATCCCGGCAAGAGCCGCTGCAAATTATCGACGATATCGGCATAGCCGAACATGATCGCGAAGGCCGAGTAATCGTCGCGGAATTTGAACAATTTTTTCTGCTGGATGTGTATGTGCCGAATTCAGGCCAGGGTTTGTCAAGGCTGGATTACCGGAGAAGCTGGGATCTCGAATTTCTGGCTTATTGCCGGCAATTGCAAAGCAAAAAACCGCTCATCGCCTGTGGCGATTTCAATGTTGCGCACCGGGAAATCGATATCGCCCGTCCGAAGCCGAATTATAATAAGTCGGCCGGTTATACCCAGGCAGAAATTGACGGTTTTAGCAGATTCCTGGATGCCGGGCTGGTCGATACCTTCCGGCATTTTCATCCGGATACCATAGCTTACAGTTGGTGGAGTTTTCGCGCAGGCGCCAGGGCCAGAAACGTCGGTTGGCGGATCGATTATGTGTTGACCAGTGAAACGCTGATCAACAAAGTAAACCAGGCCTTTATTCTGCCGGACATAACCGGATCGGATCATTGTCCGGTTGGCATCGACATCAATTTTTAA
- a CDS encoding DUF4405 domain-containing protein, with amino-acid sequence MKRVNLNFIIDVVAFVGFIVLTTTGVLMRYVLPPGSGHYSTIWSLDRHEWGGIHFWISIVFFSILSLHLVLHWRWIGGVVTGRPNQSSGLRVGLGIVGLVTVVALAISPLLVPVESDFTNNGTSFLSSHKYEDTLINGSMTLRQVEEITGVPAIYIIKFLKLPESISVTKQLGTLKRKYGFEMNDVREIVKAYKKNNQVVK; translated from the coding sequence ATGAAACGCGTTAATCTTAACTTTATTATCGATGTCGTCGCTTTCGTTGGATTTATAGTATTGACAACTACTGGTGTTCTTATGCGATATGTACTGCCTCCAGGTAGTGGCCACTATTCCACAATCTGGAGTCTTGATCGACACGAGTGGGGGGGTATCCATTTCTGGATATCAATTGTCTTTTTTTCCATACTTTCATTGCATTTAGTGTTGCATTGGCGTTGGATAGGAGGTGTTGTGACTGGCCGGCCTAACCAAAGCTCAGGTTTGCGGGTAGGATTAGGTATTGTTGGGCTTGTTACTGTAGTGGCACTCGCCATATCCCCGTTGCTTGTTCCAGTAGAGAGTGATTTTACTAACAATGGAACATCATTCCTTTCTAGTCATAAATATGAGGATACTTTAATTAATGGTTCAATGACGCTCAGGCAGGTAGAAGAAATAACGGGAGTACCTGCTATTTATATTATCAAATTCTTAAAATTGCCTGAATCAATATCAGTAACAAAACAACTGGGTACTCTGAAAAGAAAATATGGATTTGAAATGAATGATGTGAGAGAAATTGTTAAAGCATACAAAAAAAATAATCAGGTCGTAAAATAG
- the atpG gene encoding F0F1 ATP synthase subunit gamma, translating to MAVGKEIRTQIASIKNTQKITRAMEMVAASKMRKTKDRMNATRPYSKKISQIIKHLAHANPEYKHPFLVKREVKRVGIIAISSDRGLCGGLNSNLFRKTLKQLTVWNNNNIEVDICTIGGKGASFFGSLKINKVGQVSKLGDTPHVDDIVGIIKIMLDAYYAGTIDELHVMYNQFVNTMTQAPTVEKLIPVIATELENEELKGHWDYLYEPDAKEVLENLLTRYIESIVYQGVVENNACEQAARMVAMKSASDNAGNLIDELQLVYNKARQAAITQEISEIVAGAAAV from the coding sequence ATGGCTGTTGGTAAAGAAATACGCACCCAGATTGCGAGTATCAAAAATACTCAAAAAATCACTCGCGCTATGGAAATGGTCGCTGCGAGTAAAATGCGTAAAACAAAAGACAGAATGAATGCTACGCGTCCCTACTCAAAAAAGATTAGCCAGATCATCAAGCATCTGGCTCATGCCAACCCTGAGTATAAACATCCTTTTCTTGTTAAGCGTGAAGTAAAACGAGTGGGTATTATAGCTATTAGCTCTGATAGAGGTTTATGTGGGGGGCTGAATTCAAATTTATTCAGAAAAACACTTAAACAACTGACAGTGTGGAATAATAATAATATTGAAGTTGATATTTGTACAATTGGTGGCAAAGGCGCAAGCTTTTTTGGTAGTTTAAAGATAAACAAGGTAGGACAGGTTTCTAAATTAGGTGATACACCGCACGTAGATGATATCGTTGGTATTATTAAAATAATGCTCGATGCTTATTATGCGGGAACCATTGATGAGCTTCATGTTATGTACAACCAATTTGTAAATACCATGACCCAGGCACCTACTGTAGAAAAATTGATTCCTGTTATAGCAACTGAGCTTGAAAACGAAGAATTGAAAGGGCATTGGGATTATTTGTATGAACCTGATGCTAAGGAAGTTCTAGAAAATTTATTAACTCGCTATATAGAATCAATTGTTTATCAAGGTGTAGTAGAAAATAATGCCTGTGAGCAAGCGGCTAGAATGGTTGCGATGAAAAGTGCTTCAGATAATGCTGGCAATCTTATTGATGAGTTGCAACTTGTTTATAATAAAGCAAGACAAGCGGCTATTACGCAGGAAATTTCAGAAATTGTTGCCGGTGCCGCAGCTGTTTAG
- a CDS encoding DNA-3-methyladenine glycosylase I, which produces MQSFEQIFQRAVKRKGGEDQLQLLLPPVKSIQEVCLQKDDRILSCMTKCIFQAGFNWKVVENKWPEFEIVFKKFKPQVLELLSAEDLEVIAKDARIIRNMQKIMTVPINAQWINEIADEHGSFAKFIGLWPTSSIVELFKLLKKRGARLGGNTGPRVLRLAGIDSFILSSDVLQALRQADIGLYGSATSMKDMQLIQSAFNAWHKETQLPYTHLSKILAFSVSENIY; this is translated from the coding sequence ATGCAGAGTTTTGAGCAAATCTTTCAGCGTGCGGTAAAAAGAAAGGGCGGCGAAGATCAGCTGCAATTACTATTGCCCCCGGTAAAGTCTATACAGGAAGTCTGCTTGCAGAAGGATGACAGAATATTATCATGCATGACCAAGTGCATTTTTCAAGCAGGGTTTAACTGGAAAGTCGTTGAAAATAAATGGCCAGAATTTGAAATCGTATTTAAAAAATTTAAACCACAAGTGCTGGAACTATTATCAGCTGAAGACCTGGAAGTCATCGCCAAAGACGCACGCATAATCCGCAATATGCAAAAAATAATGACAGTGCCAATAAATGCACAATGGATAAATGAAATCGCTGATGAACATGGAAGTTTCGCAAAATTTATAGGTTTATGGCCAACATCCAGTATTGTTGAGTTGTTTAAGCTACTTAAGAAAAGAGGTGCGCGTCTAGGCGGAAACACAGGGCCAAGAGTATTAAGATTGGCAGGAATAGACAGTTTTATATTAAGCTCTGATGTATTGCAGGCATTGCGCCAGGCGGATATAGGCCTGTATGGCTCAGCAACATCAATGAAAGATATGCAATTGATTCAATCCGCCTTTAACGCCTGGCATAAAGAAACACAGTTGCCGTATACGCACCTTAGTAAAATACTTGCCTTTTCGGTGAGTGAAAACATCTATTAA
- the glmU gene encoding bifunctional UDP-N-acetylglucosamine diphosphorylase/glucosamine-1-phosphate N-acetyltransferase GlmU: MSVKTIILAAGQGTRMRSALPKVLHKVANRSLLQHVYDTSKLIDENEIIIIYGHGGELVKETLSSLDAQWLEQKEQLGTGHAVLQADSLIENEDTVLILYGDVPLLTKHSIDSLLANVTQQSMALLTVALENPAGYGRIVRDDAGKIRKIVEQKDASADEQLIAEVNTGILAVKGDQIKNWITRLDNNNAQQEFYLTDVIEMAVNDGIVIKTSQPENVDEVLGVNNRKQLSHLERVFQTRQTDWLMKQGVTLLDPARVDCRGTFTSLGQDISVDINVIFEGNNSIGNNVTIGANTIINNSVIADNVEILANCIIDNAVVGAESRIGPFARLRPQAELSEQVHVGNFVEIKKSTVAKGSKINHLSYIGDATIGSQVNIGAGTITCNYDGVNKFRTIIQDGAFIGSDTQLIAPVIVGKNATIGAGSTITKNTPDAQLTLTRSRQISIQNWQRPVKKER, from the coding sequence ATGAGCGTAAAAACTATCATATTAGCCGCAGGGCAAGGTACGCGGATGCGTTCTGCATTGCCAAAAGTTTTACATAAAGTTGCTAATCGGAGCCTGTTACAACATGTATATGATACAAGTAAGCTAATTGATGAAAATGAAATCATTATTATTTATGGTCACGGCGGCGAATTAGTTAAGGAGACATTATCCAGTCTTGATGCTCAGTGGCTAGAGCAAAAGGAACAGCTGGGAACTGGTCACGCGGTATTACAGGCCGATAGTCTGATTGAAAATGAGGATACAGTGCTTATTTTATATGGCGATGTGCCCTTACTTACAAAACATTCTATCGATAGTTTATTAGCAAATGTTACCCAACAGAGCATGGCTTTGTTAACGGTTGCGCTGGAAAATCCTGCCGGCTATGGTCGAATAGTTCGCGATGATGCTGGAAAGATACGCAAGATTGTTGAACAAAAAGATGCATCGGCTGATGAGCAACTGATTGCGGAAGTTAATACAGGCATTCTTGCCGTAAAAGGTGATCAAATAAAAAACTGGATTACCCGCTTAGATAATAATAATGCGCAGCAGGAGTTTTACCTGACCGATGTCATAGAAATGGCTGTTAATGATGGCATAGTAATAAAAACCAGCCAGCCCGAAAATGTAGATGAAGTGCTAGGGGTAAATAATCGTAAACAACTCAGTCATCTTGAGCGAGTTTTTCAGACTAGACAGACAGACTGGTTAATGAAGCAAGGAGTCACACTACTCGATCCTGCAAGAGTTGATTGTCGTGGAACATTTACATCATTAGGGCAAGATATATCAGTGGATATTAATGTTATTTTTGAAGGTAATAACAGCATTGGTAATAATGTCACAATTGGTGCAAATACCATTATAAACAATTCAGTTATTGCTGATAATGTAGAGATTTTAGCCAACTGTATTATTGATAATGCAGTTGTTGGTGCAGAAAGTAGAATAGGTCCTTTCGCAAGATTACGACCACAAGCTGAATTATCTGAGCAGGTGCATGTGGGGAATTTTGTCGAAATTAAAAAATCGACAGTGGCTAAGGGCAGTAAAATAAATCATTTAAGCTATATCGGTGATGCAACGATTGGAAGCCAGGTTAATATTGGTGCGGGTACGATTACCTGTAACTATGATGGGGTGAACAAATTTCGCACAATTATACAGGACGGTGCATTTATCGGTTCTGATACGCAGCTTATCGCCCCGGTAATCGTGGGTAAAAATGCAACCATAGGCGCAGGATCAACGATCACTAAAAATACCCCGGATGCACAGCTAACATTAACCAGATCCAGACAAATCAGCATACAAAACTGGCAAAGACCCGTGAAAAAGGAGCGATAA
- the glmS gene encoding glutamine--fructose-6-phosphate transaminase (isomerizing) produces the protein MCGIVGGIAQRNVVPILIEGLKRLEYRGYDSAGLAVIADNKIHRQREIGKVKSLENLLAADPFAGNIGIAHTRWATHGKPSTQNAHPHICNNKVAIVHNGIIENHQALRNTQKAQGYKFTSETDTEVIAHQIYHELESTNSLLQAVKNTIQHLEGAYALGVLSKDDENTLITCRKGSPLVIGVGIGEYFIASDVAALLPVTQRFIFLEEGDIAELKTHSLIIYDKDDQIVQRPIKESSLKADAVDKSGYRHYMLKEIYEQPNAIAETLEGRFIDNKLQDVAFGHNAAEVFDSIKSIQILACGTSYHSGLVAKYWLEELGHVPCNIDVASEYRYREPVLADGTLVVTISQSGETADTLAALLEAKRRGALYSLAICNVPESSLVRESDLVLMTRAGPEIGVASTKAFTTQLVALMLLVMAVGKRFALSKEKEAEITAELFQLPRHIEDVLQIDDEIKILSEQFAEKNHALFLGRGTHYPIAMEGALKLKEISYIHAEAYPAGELKHGPLALIDAEMPVVTVAPNNHLLEKLKSNIQEVSARGGQLIVFLDESIVSEPDENVQIVRIPKVNNLIAPIVYVIPLQLLAYHVAVLKGTDVDQPRNLAKSVTVE, from the coding sequence ATGTGTGGCATAGTTGGTGGAATCGCGCAAAGAAATGTCGTCCCTATTTTAATTGAAGGCTTAAAAAGACTGGAATATCGCGGCTATGACTCGGCAGGGCTAGCGGTAATAGCAGATAACAAGATTCATAGACAAAGAGAAATTGGCAAAGTCAAAAGCCTGGAGAATTTGCTTGCAGCAGATCCATTTGCAGGCAATATCGGCATTGCACATACTCGCTGGGCCACGCACGGAAAGCCAAGCACCCAAAATGCTCATCCTCATATCTGTAATAATAAGGTTGCCATTGTGCATAATGGCATTATTGAGAATCATCAGGCGTTACGAAATACTCAAAAAGCACAGGGTTACAAATTTACCTCGGAAACGGATACCGAAGTGATTGCCCATCAGATCTATCATGAACTGGAAAGTACGAATAGTTTATTACAAGCCGTAAAAAATACTATCCAGCATTTAGAAGGTGCTTATGCACTGGGTGTACTCAGTAAAGACGATGAAAATACCTTAATTACCTGTCGCAAGGGAAGCCCATTAGTTATTGGCGTAGGCATAGGTGAATATTTTATAGCCTCGGATGTAGCCGCGCTTTTACCTGTGACACAACGCTTTATCTTTTTAGAAGAAGGAGATATTGCTGAGCTAAAAACGCATAGCCTGATTATTTATGATAAAGATGATCAGATTGTGCAAAGGCCAATCAAAGAAAGCAGCTTAAAAGCAGATGCAGTTGATAAGTCTGGCTATCGACATTACATGCTCAAGGAAATTTATGAGCAACCAAATGCCATAGCAGAGACACTAGAAGGCCGGTTTATTGATAATAAGTTGCAGGATGTCGCCTTTGGACATAATGCGGCAGAAGTATTTGACTCGATTAAATCGATCCAAATACTCGCCTGTGGTACCAGTTATCACTCCGGATTAGTTGCAAAATACTGGCTTGAAGAATTGGGGCACGTACCCTGCAATATCGATGTTGCCAGTGAATATCGCTATCGAGAACCGGTACTTGCTGATGGAACCCTGGTAGTGACTATTTCGCAATCAGGTGAAACAGCAGACACATTAGCTGCATTGCTTGAGGCAAAAAGACGAGGCGCGTTGTACTCTTTAGCTATTTGCAATGTGCCCGAAAGCTCCCTGGTTAGAGAGTCGGATCTGGTGTTAATGACCCGAGCGGGTCCGGAAATTGGTGTTGCATCTACAAAAGCGTTTACAACACAGTTAGTCGCATTAATGTTACTGGTTATGGCGGTCGGTAAACGCTTTGCCCTGAGCAAGGAAAAAGAGGCAGAAATTACGGCTGAATTATTTCAATTACCACGCCATATAGAAGATGTTCTACAGATTGATGATGAGATTAAAATCCTGTCAGAGCAATTTGCCGAAAAAAACCACGCCTTATTTCTAGGTAGAGGTACACATTACCCTATCGCAATGGAAGGTGCTTTAAAGCTCAAAGAAATCTCATATATTCATGCTGAAGCCTATCCGGCAGGTGAATTAAAGCATGGGCCATTAGCACTGATAGATGCTGAAATGCCGGTAGTAACAGTTGCTCCCAATAACCATTTATTAGAAAAGCTAAAATCCAATATACAGGAAGTCAGTGCCAGGGGCGGGCAATTAATTGTTTTTCTGGATGAATCTATTGTCAGTGAGCCTGATGAAAATGTGCAAATAGTAAGGATACCCAAAGTGAATAACCTGATTGCGCCGATTGTGTATGTTATCCCCTTACAATTACTTGCTTATCATGTTGCTGTACTTAAAGGAACCGATGTTGATCAGCCGCGTAATCTGGCTAAATCGGTAACAGTGGAATAG
- a CDS encoding group II intron maturase-specific domain-containing protein produces MLIRNSGPDPHFSGWGNYFGLSEYYRPIPLLDQWIRRRIRMCYLKQWRRIRTRIRNLMRLGVSESAAIRLGMSSKGYYRLAKTKAVQLALNNNWLKSQGLVSVEAQWVKFHYS; encoded by the coding sequence ATACTAATTCGCAATTCGGGACCTGACCCCCATTTTTCAGGCTGGGGAAACTACTTTGGGTTGAGCGAATATTACCGACCGATACCGTTACTGGATCAATGGATACGACGACGTATCAGGATGTGCTATTTAAAACAATGGCGCAGGATACGCACACGTATTCGTAATCTGATGCGACTCGGCGTTTCCGAATCAGCGGCGATTAGGTTAGGTATGAGTTCAAAGGGATATTACCGACTTGCGAAAACCAAGGCGGTACAACTTGCTTTAAATAACAACTGGCTAAAATCGCAAGGTTTAGTCTCGGTTGAAGCGCAATGGGTGAAGTTCCATTATTCATAA
- a CDS encoding uracil-DNA glycosylase family protein, which produces MREHLAALANCHRCSAMTGPVVTGNPVLSPILLIGQAPGDKEGGFGKSFAWTAGKTLFKWFDRIGLNEETFRQRVYMAAVCRCFPGKNPKGGDRVPSLAEIDKCAGWLQAEIDFLKPDLILPVGKLAISQLMPVKRLNDVIGKLHSVNFHGHCSEALPLPHPSGASTWYRTEPGLGLLESALTILQNHPAWQQICNESYYSS; this is translated from the coding sequence ATGCGCGAACACCTCGCCGCATTAGCTAATTGCCACCGTTGCTCCGCGATGACTGGTCCGGTTGTGACCGGGAATCCGGTCCTGTCGCCGATTTTATTGATTGGCCAGGCGCCCGGCGACAAGGAAGGCGGCTTTGGTAAATCATTTGCCTGGACTGCCGGTAAAACCTTGTTCAAATGGTTCGATCGCATCGGGCTTAATGAAGAAACTTTTCGGCAGCGTGTTTACATGGCTGCGGTGTGCCGCTGTTTTCCGGGCAAAAATCCCAAGGGCGGTGACCGAGTGCCGAGTCTGGCCGAAATCGATAAATGCGCGGGCTGGCTGCAAGCGGAAATCGATTTTCTCAAACCCGATCTGATTCTGCCGGTTGGAAAATTGGCGATTAGCCAATTAATGCCGGTCAAAAGGCTCAACGATGTCATTGGCAAACTTCACTCTGTCAACTTTCATGGCCACTGCTCCGAAGCGCTTCCGCTGCCGCATCCTTCCGGCGCGTCAACATGGTATCGAACCGAGCCGGGCCTCGGGCTGCTCGAATCGGCATTGACGATCCTGCAAAACCATCCGGCCTGGCAGCAAATTTGTAATGAAAGTTATTACTCCAGTTAG
- a CDS encoding F0F1 ATP synthase subunit epsilon: MTMTIHVDIVSAEQEIFSGLAEMVFAPAELGEVGITPRHAPLISKLNPGEVRVKVSDKEYQEFYVSGGILEVQPHLVTVLADTAMRAKDIDEAAALQAKAEAEEALNDKSGKIDYATAQARLAEAMMQLRALDRLRKRGS, translated from the coding sequence ATGACCATGACAATACATGTAGATATCGTAAGTGCAGAACAGGAGATTTTTTCCGGATTAGCGGAAATGGTTTTTGCTCCTGCTGAACTTGGCGAAGTAGGTATTACTCCGCGTCATGCGCCATTAATATCAAAATTAAACCCGGGTGAAGTTCGCGTAAAAGTGAGCGATAAAGAGTACCAGGAATTTTATGTTTCAGGTGGAATATTAGAAGTACAGCCACACTTAGTGACGGTACTTGCTGATACTGCGATGAGAGCTAAAGATATTGATGAAGCAGCAGCTTTACAAGCGAAAGCTGAAGCGGAAGAAGCACTCAATGATAAGTCGGGTAAAATTGATTATGCAACAGCGCAAGCGCGTTTAGCGGAAGCAATGATGCAATTAAGGGCACTGGATAGACTCAGAAAACGCGGTTCTTAA
- the atpD gene encoding F0F1 ATP synthase subunit beta produces the protein MSSGKIVQIIGAVVDVEFPREALPKVYDALKVESVGLTLEVQQQLGDGIVRAIAMGTTDGVRRGLEVSNSGDAIKVPVGQKTLGRIMDVLGNPIDDKGPIGEEDKWVIHRNAPSYAEQAPASELLETGIKVIDLVCPFAKGGKVGLFGGAGVGKTVNMMELIRNIAIEHSGFSVFAGVGERTREGNDFYHEMTDSNVIDKVSLVYGQMNEPPGNRLRVALTGLTMAEYFREEGRDVLFFVDNIYRYTLAGTEVSALLGRMPSAVGYQPTLAEEMGVLQERITSTKTGSITSIQAVYVPADDLTDPSPATTFAHLDATVVLSRQIAELGIYPAIDPLDSSSRQLDPLVIGQAHYDVARGVQGILQRYKELRDIIAILGMDELSEEDKLTVTRARKIQRFLSQPFFVAEVFTGSPGKYVSLKDTIAGFQGIIDGEYDDLPEQAFYMVGSIDEAVEKAKKM, from the coding sequence ATGAGTTCGGGTAAAATCGTTCAGATTATTGGTGCGGTTGTGGATGTGGAATTTCCACGTGAAGCACTACCAAAAGTATATGATGCGCTTAAAGTAGAAAGCGTTGGACTGACTTTAGAGGTTCAACAGCAATTAGGTGACGGCATAGTACGCGCAATTGCAATGGGAACAACTGATGGTGTTCGTCGTGGCTTAGAAGTAAGCAACAGCGGTGATGCGATCAAAGTACCTGTTGGACAAAAAACCTTAGGACGTATTATGGACGTCTTAGGTAATCCAATTGATGACAAAGGCCCAATTGGAGAAGAAGACAAATGGGTCATTCATCGTAATGCACCTTCTTATGCTGAGCAGGCTCCGGCCAGTGAGCTTTTAGAAACGGGTATTAAAGTCATAGACTTGGTATGTCCGTTTGCTAAAGGTGGTAAAGTAGGTCTGTTTGGTGGTGCAGGTGTAGGTAAAACCGTCAATATGATGGAACTTATCCGTAACATCGCGATTGAGCACAGCGGTTTCTCCGTATTTGCCGGGGTAGGTGAGCGTACTCGTGAGGGTAACGACTTCTACCATGAAATGACAGATTCAAACGTTATTGATAAAGTCTCGTTAGTTTACGGTCAAATGAATGAGCCACCAGGAAACAGATTACGCGTAGCGTTAACGGGTTTGACTATGGCGGAATATTTCCGTGAAGAAGGACGTGATGTTTTATTCTTCGTAGATAATATTTATCGTTATACCTTGGCGGGTACTGAAGTATCTGCGCTATTAGGCCGTATGCCATCAGCGGTAGGTTATCAGCCTACACTAGCTGAAGAAATGGGTGTACTGCAAGAGCGTATTACCTCAACTAAAACAGGTTCCATTACTTCAATCCAGGCGGTATACGTACCGGCGGATGATTTAACTGATCCATCACCTGCAACAACTTTCGCGCATTTAGATGCAACGGTTGTATTGTCTCGTCAAATTGCTGAGTTAGGTATTTATCCTGCGATTGATCCATTGGATTCAAGCAGTCGTCAGTTAGATCCTTTAGTCATTGGTCAGGCGCATTATGATGTTGCTCGTGGCGTACAAGGTATCTTGCAGCGTTATAAAGAGTTACGCGATATTATTGCGATTCTGGGTATGGACGAATTATCTGAAGAAGATAAATTAACGGTAACCAGAGCACGTAAAATTCAACGTTTCTTATCACAGCCTTTCTTTGTTGCGGAAGTATTTACTGGTTCTCCAGGAAAATATGTTTCACTAAAAGATACAATCGCTGGTTTCCAGGGTATTATTGACGGTGAATACGACGACTTACCTGAGCAAGCGTTCTATATGGTTGGTTCCATAGATGAAGCGGTTGAAAAAGCGAAAAAAATGTAA